One genomic window of Kaistia geumhonensis includes the following:
- a CDS encoding alpha-2-macroglobulin family protein: MVRLKRVLRIVALSLLAAGGLASGGPASAADRSVITTKNADYAGFDYQTLKDVDVAACSSACASDTSCRAFTYNTKARWCFLKNDFGPLGSAVNAIAGRVVTVKPVAESLSTKRTDELAFLGPGPFDEAKAQLGGLASAYPANGFGYAAIAKTTAAPAIGRDAVAAARAYGAMLAILPDDPAVWREFAAAFLSQNPQDSGERQQAAQSASSAAINAYLRSASAGDQVLALGLLGRALEKREMWREAIRTYRFALTLREDKAIRTALDTAVREHGFRIVSNSVDADAETPRMCVVFSDPLPVSDPKLADFVVVEGGSGLAVEPEDNQICASGLKHGNRYTMRIRAGLPSADGETLAQSAEISSYVRDRDPWAGFAGNAYVLPAGQGASIPINSINTDRIAATVYRIGDRSVAVAVRDGTFLRQLDTYSADQIASQSGQEIWTGEIEVTSKLNETVTTAIPIGDALKTVEPGVYVITARAKTNDASYYGDLATQWFIVSDLGLSALSGTDGIHAIVRSLNSAEGLAGVKVRLVATNDEVLGEGRTDADGYVRFEPGLARGTGGMAPQLLVAETEKGDYAFLDLKKTAFDLTDRGVDGRPAPGKLDTFFTTERGIYRPGETVHLTALLRDAQARAVPGLPLTLVVDRPDGVEFLRKQLPDGGLGGYSDDVTLPDGAQRGAWRFQLFADPEGSALADISALVDDFEPERIAFELSTSATRLVSGDEFPIDLTAKYLYGANAVGLGVDGDFIATPTTSLAGYPGYSFGLSDDPVEAVRDSLGSTAVTDEEGRATLDVTVPALPETTKLFDAEIVVRVTDTNGRAVERRLKLPANAGGPHIGIKPGFEGGSVAEGSNAAFELIAVGADGAQIAAPGASWSLDRIETNYQWYRRDGAWKYEPITTSSRVANGTVDLPASGSAPVSAKVDWGHYRLTVSLSDELATSSSVDFDAGWYVDASAQSETPDMLAVSMDKPDYKVGDTAKLRLDPRFPGIAQILVIDDRVIDMKTVSVPEGGTTVDLPVTANWGPGAYVTAALYRPMDVAAKRMPTRALGLAWVPVDPGDRRLKVTLDADEQIRPRGPLAIPVSIDNLAPGAEAFVTVAAVDVGILNLTSFKTPDPDGWYFSQRRLGMELRDLYGQLIDRMQGIPGKLRSGGDGGAAGLKAPPPTEKLIAYYSGIVKVGADGKATVTFDLPDFNGTVRVMAIAWSKDGVGHAEKDIIVRDPIVVMASLPRFMTPGDASRILVELDNVEGAAGDYRLAVDAPGVTMQAGDDDRGIRLEEKARTSVALPITAEMIGDHQITVTLNGPNGESFGRTYMLGIRPAGQPISRRSLISMAPGAKLRVDDGAFAEFKPDTTSATIAVGGSAKLDVAAILASLDRYPYGCTEQITSRAMPLLYLNQVAATIGIAQDSEIRKRVQAAIGNVLDNQAASGSFGLWGPGYDDLWLDAFVTDFLTRARAVGYDVPDVAFNNALDNLQNRVGYAQDFDRGGEAVAYSLYVLAANGKAAIGDLRYYGETKLGNFATPLAQAQIGAGLALYGDKARAENVFKVAVENVKAGYGPQPAYRDDYGSALRDQAAVLALVAETEGKTPAVTALVDTVAETRNQRRFISTQEQGWMLMAAASLMKDLQSASLDVDGNKAEVPLYRKILGSDVASRPLVIENTSEIPLDAALTLTGIPLDPEPAGGDGFTITRTYYNTDGTEADPATVAQNDRLVVVLTVTADEKRFGRLMVVDPLPAGFEIENPNISSSGNTSSYEWLQVERSVAHTEARTDRFMAALTRSAEDPVEFSVAYGVRAVSPGRFVHPAAIVEDMYDPDRQAHTDTGSVEVVGPTVTK; this comes from the coding sequence CTCTGAAGGATGTCGACGTCGCGGCCTGCTCCTCGGCCTGCGCTTCCGACACCAGCTGCCGCGCCTTCACCTACAACACCAAGGCGCGCTGGTGCTTCCTCAAGAACGACTTCGGTCCGCTGGGATCCGCGGTCAACGCGATCGCCGGCCGCGTCGTCACGGTAAAGCCCGTGGCCGAGAGTCTCTCCACCAAGCGCACGGACGAACTGGCCTTCCTCGGGCCGGGCCCCTTCGACGAGGCCAAGGCGCAGCTCGGCGGCCTCGCCTCCGCCTATCCGGCCAACGGCTTCGGCTATGCCGCGATTGCGAAGACCACCGCGGCGCCGGCGATCGGCCGCGATGCGGTGGCCGCCGCGCGCGCCTACGGCGCGATGCTCGCCATCCTCCCCGACGATCCGGCCGTGTGGCGCGAATTCGCGGCCGCCTTCCTCAGCCAGAATCCGCAGGATTCGGGCGAGCGGCAGCAGGCGGCGCAGTCGGCCTCCTCTGCCGCGATCAACGCCTATCTCCGCTCCGCGAGCGCCGGCGACCAGGTGCTGGCGCTCGGCCTTCTCGGGCGCGCGCTCGAGAAGCGCGAGATGTGGCGCGAGGCGATCCGCACCTATCGCTTCGCGCTGACGCTGCGCGAGGACAAGGCGATCCGTACCGCGCTCGACACGGCTGTGCGCGAGCATGGCTTCCGCATCGTCTCGAACAGCGTCGACGCCGATGCCGAGACGCCGCGCATGTGCGTCGTCTTCTCCGATCCGCTGCCGGTCTCCGATCCGAAGCTCGCTGATTTCGTCGTGGTCGAAGGGGGCAGCGGCCTCGCCGTCGAGCCCGAGGACAACCAGATCTGCGCCAGCGGCCTCAAGCACGGCAACCGCTACACGATGCGCATCCGCGCCGGCCTGCCTTCCGCCGATGGCGAGACGCTCGCGCAATCGGCCGAAATCTCCAGCTATGTGCGCGACCGCGACCCCTGGGCGGGATTCGCCGGCAACGCCTATGTGCTGCCCGCCGGCCAGGGCGCGTCGATCCCGATCAACTCGATCAACACCGACCGGATCGCCGCCACCGTCTACCGGATCGGCGACCGCTCGGTGGCGGTCGCGGTCCGCGACGGCACCTTCCTGCGCCAGCTCGACACCTATTCGGCCGACCAGATCGCCAGCCAGTCCGGCCAGGAGATCTGGACCGGCGAGATCGAGGTGACCTCGAAGCTGAACGAGACGGTCACCACGGCAATCCCGATCGGGGACGCGCTGAAGACCGTCGAGCCGGGCGTCTATGTCATCACGGCGCGGGCGAAGACCAACGACGCCAGCTATTACGGCGACCTCGCGACGCAGTGGTTCATCGTCTCCGATCTCGGCCTGTCGGCGCTTTCCGGCACCGACGGCATCCACGCCATCGTCCGCTCGCTGAACAGCGCCGAGGGCCTCGCGGGGGTCAAGGTCAGGCTGGTCGCGACCAATGACGAGGTGCTCGGCGAGGGTCGGACGGATGCCGACGGCTATGTCCGCTTCGAGCCCGGTCTCGCCCGCGGCACCGGCGGCATGGCGCCCCAGCTCCTCGTGGCCGAGACCGAGAAGGGCGACTACGCCTTCCTCGATCTCAAGAAGACCGCTTTCGACCTCACCGACCGCGGCGTCGACGGCCGGCCGGCGCCGGGCAAGCTCGATACCTTCTTCACCACCGAGCGCGGCATCTATCGCCCTGGCGAGACGGTGCACCTCACCGCGCTGCTGCGCGACGCGCAGGCGCGCGCCGTGCCCGGACTGCCCCTCACCCTCGTCGTCGACCGCCCGGACGGCGTCGAGTTCCTGCGCAAGCAGCTTCCCGATGGCGGCCTCGGCGGCTACAGCGACGACGTGACGCTGCCGGACGGCGCACAGCGCGGCGCATGGCGCTTCCAGCTCTTCGCCGACCCGGAAGGGTCTGCCCTCGCCGACATCTCGGCGCTGGTCGATGATTTCGAGCCGGAGCGGATCGCCTTCGAGCTCTCCACCTCGGCGACGCGGCTCGTCTCGGGCGACGAGTTCCCGATCGATCTCACCGCCAAATACCTCTACGGCGCAAACGCGGTCGGCCTCGGCGTCGACGGCGATTTCATCGCGACGCCGACCACCAGCCTCGCCGGCTATCCCGGCTACAGTTTCGGCCTCTCCGACGACCCGGTCGAGGCGGTGCGCGATTCGCTGGGCAGCACGGCCGTCACCGACGAGGAGGGCCGCGCGACCCTCGACGTCACGGTGCCGGCACTCCCGGAGACGACCAAGCTCTTCGACGCCGAGATCGTCGTCCGCGTGACCGACACCAATGGCCGCGCCGTCGAACGACGGTTGAAGCTGCCAGCCAATGCCGGCGGCCCGCATATCGGCATCAAGCCGGGCTTCGAGGGCGGCAGCGTGGCGGAGGGCAGCAATGCCGCCTTCGAGCTGATCGCAGTCGGGGCCGACGGCGCGCAGATCGCGGCACCGGGCGCCAGCTGGTCGCTCGACCGGATCGAAACCAACTACCAGTGGTATCGCCGCGACGGCGCCTGGAAATACGAGCCGATCACGACATCGAGCCGCGTGGCGAACGGCACCGTCGATCTCCCGGCCAGCGGTTCCGCCCCGGTCTCGGCCAAGGTCGACTGGGGCCATTATCGCCTGACCGTCTCGCTCTCCGACGAACTCGCCACCTCGTCCAGCGTCGATTTCGACGCCGGCTGGTATGTCGACGCCTCGGCGCAGTCCGAGACGCCGGACATGCTCGCCGTCTCCATGGACAAGCCCGACTACAAGGTCGGCGACACCGCGAAGCTGCGGCTCGATCCGCGCTTCCCCGGCATCGCGCAGATTCTCGTGATCGACGACCGCGTCATCGACATGAAGACGGTGAGCGTCCCGGAAGGCGGCACCACCGTCGACCTGCCTGTCACCGCCAACTGGGGCCCCGGCGCCTATGTGACCGCCGCGCTCTACCGGCCGATGGACGTCGCCGCCAAGCGCATGCCGACGCGTGCGCTCGGCCTCGCCTGGGTGCCCGTCGATCCCGGCGACCGCCGCCTCAAGGTGACGCTCGACGCCGACGAGCAGATCCGCCCGCGCGGCCCGCTGGCGATCCCGGTCTCGATCGACAATCTCGCGCCGGGCGCCGAGGCTTTCGTCACGGTCGCGGCCGTCGATGTCGGCATCCTCAACCTGACCTCCTTCAAGACCCCCGATCCGGACGGCTGGTATTTCAGCCAGCGCCGCCTCGGCATGGAGCTCCGCGATCTCTACGGCCAGCTCATCGACCGCATGCAGGGCATTCCCGGCAAGCTGCGCTCGGGCGGCGACGGCGGCGCGGCGGGCCTCAAGGCGCCGCCCCCGACCGAAAAGCTGATCGCCTACTATTCCGGCATCGTGAAGGTCGGGGCGGACGGCAAGGCGACCGTCACCTTCGACCTGCCCGACTTCAACGGCACGGTGCGCGTGATGGCCATCGCCTGGTCGAAGGATGGCGTCGGCCATGCGGAAAAGGACATCATCGTCCGCGACCCGATCGTGGTGATGGCGAGCCTGCCGCGCTTCATGACGCCCGGCGACGCCAGCCGCATCCTGGTCGAGCTCGACAATGTCGAGGGCGCGGCGGGTGACTACCGCCTGGCCGTTGATGCGCCCGGCGTCACCATGCAGGCCGGCGACGACGATCGCGGCATCCGCCTAGAAGAGAAGGCGCGCACCAGCGTCGCATTGCCGATCACGGCCGAGATGATCGGCGACCATCAGATCACCGTGACGCTCAACGGGCCGAACGGCGAGAGCTTCGGCCGCACCTATATGCTCGGCATCCGCCCGGCCGGGCAGCCGATCTCGCGCCGCTCGCTGATCTCGATGGCGCCGGGAGCCAAGCTCAGGGTCGACGACGGCGCCTTCGCCGAGTTCAAGCCCGATACGACCAGCGCGACAATCGCCGTCGGCGGTTCCGCCAAGCTCGACGTCGCGGCCATCCTCGCCTCGCTCGACCGCTACCCCTATGGCTGCACCGAGCAGATCACCTCGCGGGCCATGCCGCTGCTCTATCTGAACCAGGTGGCGGCGACGATCGGCATCGCGCAGGACAGCGAGATCCGCAAGCGCGTGCAGGCGGCGATCGGCAATGTCCTCGACAACCAGGCCGCTTCGGGCTCGTTCGGCCTCTGGGGACCGGGATATGACGATCTCTGGCTCGACGCCTTCGTCACGGACTTCCTGACCCGCGCCCGCGCGGTCGGCTATGACGTGCCGGACGTCGCGTTCAACAACGCGCTGGACAATCTGCAGAACCGCGTCGGCTATGCGCAGGACTTCGATCGTGGCGGCGAGGCCGTCGCCTACAGCCTCTATGTGCTGGCGGCGAACGGCAAGGCGGCGATCGGCGACCTGCGCTATTACGGCGAGACCAAGCTCGGCAATTTCGCGACGCCGCTCGCCCAGGCGCAGATCGGTGCCGGCCTCGCGCTTTATGGCGACAAGGCCCGCGCCGAGAACGTGTTCAAGGTCGCGGTCGAGAACGTGAAGGCGGGCTACGGTCCGCAGCCAGCCTATCGCGACGACTACGGTTCGGCGCTCCGCGACCAGGCCGCCGTGCTTGCACTCGTCGCCGAGACGGAAGGAAAGACGCCGGCGGTGACGGCGCTCGTCGACACCGTCGCCGAGACGCGCAACCAGCGCCGCTTCATCTCGACCCAGGAGCAGGGCTGGATGCTGATGGCGGCGGCCTCGCTGATGAAGGATCTCCAGAGCGCGTCGCTCGACGTCGACGGCAACAAGGCCGAGGTGCCGCTCTATCGCAAGATCCTCGGCTCGGATGTCGCGAGCCGGCCACTGGTGATCGAGAACACCTCTGAAATCCCGCTCGACGCGGCGCTGACGCTGACCGGCATCCCGCTCGATCCCGAGCCGGCCGGCGGCGACGGCTTCACCATCACGCGGACCTATTACAACACCGATGGCACCGAGGCGGACCCGGCGACGGTGGCGCAGAACGACCGGCTCGTCGTGGTACTCACCGTCACCGCCGACGAGAAGCGCTTCGGCCGGCTGATGGTGGTCGATCCGCTGCCCGCCGGCTTCGAGATCGAGAATCCCAACATCTCGAGCTCGGGCAACACCTCCAGCTATGAGTGGCTGCAGGTCGAGCGCAGCGTCGCCCATACCGAGGCGCGGACGGACCGCTTCATGGCGGCGCTGACGCGCAGCGCGGAGGATCCGGTCGAGTTCTCGGTCGCCTATGGCGTCCGCGCCGTCTCGCCGGGCCGTTTCGTCCATCCGGCCGCGATCGTCGAGGACATGTACGACCCCGACCGCCAGGCGCACACCGACACCGGCAGCGTCGAGGTGGTCGGCCCGACGGTCACCAAGTAG
- the pbpC gene encoding penicillin-binding protein 1C, translating into MPAATEPSPPSWGRDGEGGASAGATPEASGPVPPSPALQPSPARGGRGRRWPRRLAIGGLALGAALYFAAAFVAGVVHDIGKTLPAVPKPDAVPTSAVVVDRDGRLLRPYTIADGRWRLPVALADVDPAFIAMLQAYEDRRFKEHHGIDWRAIGRAALQMARSGQIVSGGSTLTMQVARLIDGTPTRGPLGKLRQMLFARVIEDRLSKDEILSLYLALAPYGGNLEGIRAASLAYFGKEPKRLTVAEAALLVALPQAPEARRPDRDAGAARAARDRVLGRMVAAGLIDADTASAAGTERIATARKTFPMLAAHLGDAARRAAPSASVLALTIDARLQAKLEQLAADRAAKVGPKASVAILVADHVTGDIVASVGSAGFMDGSRNGFVDMTRAIRSPGSTLKPLIYGLAFEQGLAHPQSLIEDRPSAFGGYAPVNFDGFYRGTVTIHDALTQSLNIPAVTVLDAVGPARLVARLKRAAARPKLPDLSAPGLAIGLGGVGISLEDLVSLYAALARGGRPIALHDGAGPALAAAEGAPVLEPLAAWYVSDILADVPPPTIGARGRIAYKTGTSYGYRDAWSIGFDGRYVIGVWVGRADGAPVPGLSGIGTAAPILFESFDRIGGDRAPLRPAPFGALIAQNGDLPAPLKRFRTPDLVAGKAPDRPEIAFPPDGVQVDLGIRAGDPGPLVIKIRNGKPPFTWFANGTPIAQTPFARSESYEPDGPGFVTLSVVDSAGRSDRVTVFVE; encoded by the coding sequence ATGCCGGCCGCGACCGAGCCCTCTCCCCCCTCGTGGGGGAGAGATGGAGAGGGGGGCGCCAGCGCCGGAGCAACTCCCGAAGCGTCGGGCCCGGTCCCGCCATCCCCCGCACTCCAACCCTCGCCCGCAAGGGGCGGGCGAGGACGGCGATGGCCGCGGAGGCTGGCGATCGGCGGCCTCGCTCTCGGAGCTGCCCTGTATTTCGCGGCGGCCTTTGTCGCCGGGGTGGTGCACGACATCGGGAAGACCCTGCCGGCCGTGCCGAAGCCGGACGCGGTGCCGACCTCCGCCGTCGTGGTCGATCGCGACGGTCGGCTGCTGCGGCCCTATACCATCGCCGATGGACGCTGGCGGCTGCCGGTGGCGCTCGCCGATGTCGATCCGGCCTTCATCGCCATGCTGCAGGCCTATGAGGACCGGCGGTTCAAGGAGCATCACGGCATCGACTGGCGCGCGATCGGTCGGGCGGCGCTGCAGATGGCGCGGAGCGGCCAGATCGTCTCCGGCGGCTCGACGCTGACCATGCAGGTGGCGCGGCTCATCGACGGGACGCCGACGCGGGGGCCACTCGGCAAGCTCAGGCAGATGCTCTTCGCGCGCGTCATCGAGGACCGCCTGTCGAAGGACGAGATCCTCTCGCTCTATCTGGCGCTCGCGCCCTATGGCGGCAATCTCGAAGGCATCCGCGCCGCGAGCCTTGCCTATTTCGGCAAGGAACCGAAGCGCCTGACGGTCGCCGAGGCGGCGCTGCTGGTCGCCCTGCCCCAGGCGCCCGAGGCGCGGCGGCCCGACCGCGATGCCGGAGCGGCGCGGGCGGCGCGCGACCGCGTGCTCGGCCGCATGGTCGCCGCGGGCCTCATCGACGCCGACACGGCCTCGGCGGCGGGCACCGAGCGGATCGCCACCGCGCGCAAGACCTTCCCCATGCTCGCCGCCCATCTCGGCGACGCGGCGCGCCGCGCCGCACCGTCGGCGAGCGTCCTGGCGCTCACCATCGACGCGCGCCTGCAGGCGAAGCTCGAGCAGCTCGCCGCCGACCGCGCCGCCAAGGTCGGGCCGAAGGCCTCGGTCGCGATCCTCGTCGCCGACCATGTCACCGGCGACATCGTCGCCTCGGTCGGCTCCGCCGGGTTCATGGACGGCTCGCGCAACGGCTTCGTCGACATGACGCGCGCGATCCGCTCGCCCGGCTCAACGCTGAAGCCGCTCATCTACGGCCTCGCCTTCGAACAGGGCCTCGCCCATCCGCAGAGCCTGATCGAGGACCGGCCGAGCGCTTTCGGTGGCTATGCGCCGGTGAATTTCGACGGCTTCTATCGTGGCACAGTGACCATCCACGATGCGCTCACGCAGTCGCTCAACATCCCGGCCGTGACCGTGCTCGACGCGGTCGGTCCGGCGCGGCTGGTGGCGCGGCTGAAGCGGGCGGCGGCGCGGCCGAAGCTGCCCGATCTCTCGGCGCCGGGCCTTGCCATCGGCCTCGGCGGCGTCGGCATCTCGCTGGAGGATCTGGTCTCGCTCTATGCTGCGCTCGCCCGCGGCGGCCGGCCGATCGCGCTCCATGACGGCGCCGGGCCGGCGCTGGCGGCTGCCGAGGGCGCGCCGGTGCTGGAGCCCCTCGCCGCCTGGTATGTCTCCGACATTCTCGCCGACGTGCCGCCGCCCACCATCGGTGCCCGCGGCCGCATCGCCTACAAGACCGGCACCTCCTACGGCTATCGCGACGCCTGGTCGATCGGCTTCGATGGTCGTTATGTGATCGGCGTCTGGGTCGGCCGCGCGGACGGCGCGCCGGTTCCGGGCCTTTCGGGCATCGGCACCGCGGCGCCGATCCTGTTCGAGAGTTTCGACCGCATCGGCGGCGACCGTGCGCCGCTGCGGCCCGCGCCATTCGGGGCGCTGATCGCGCAGAACGGCGATCTTCCCGCGCCGCTGAAGCGCTTCCGCACGCCCGATCTCGTGGCCGGCAAGGCGCCCGACCGGCCGGAGATCGCCTTCCCGCCGGATGGCGTCCAGGTCGATCTCGGCATCCGTGCCGGCGATCCCGGACCGCTCGTCATCAAGATCCGCAACGGCAAGCCGCCCTTCACCTGGTTCGCCAACGGCACGCCGATCGCGCAGACGCCTTTTGCCCGCTCGGAAAGCTACGAGCCGGACGGGCCGGGATTCGTTACGCTCTCGGTGGTCGATTCGGCCGGTCGGTCCGACCGCGTGACCGTTTTCGTCGAATAA
- a CDS encoding DUF1345 domain-containing protein, translating into MAPFDAKLAPVAAGDVFFAVYFAALLTMAFHADIKRLRARARTEDEGIMIIMALTLGAIMFSFFSIFAMLGEKGSPPPFHLATALVSIPLGWSVLNALFAFHYARLYYAPVGEGEQKDSGGLDFPGDEEPRIWDFWYFSFVIGATFQTSDVGVKTTDYRVVVLFHSIASFVFNTVLLALAVNIGASFAQ; encoded by the coding sequence GTGGCGCCCTTCGACGCCAAGCTGGCGCCCGTCGCCGCCGGCGACGTGTTCTTTGCGGTCTATTTCGCGGCGCTGCTGACCATGGCCTTCCATGCCGATATCAAGCGGCTGCGCGCCCGCGCCCGCACGGAGGACGAGGGCATCATGATCATCATGGCGCTGACGCTCGGCGCGATCATGTTCTCGTTCTTCTCGATTTTCGCGATGCTGGGCGAGAAAGGCTCGCCGCCGCCGTTCCATCTCGCGACGGCGCTGGTCTCGATCCCGCTCGGCTGGTCGGTGCTGAACGCGCTGTTCGCCTTCCATTATGCCCGTCTCTATTACGCCCCGGTCGGCGAGGGCGAGCAGAAGGATTCGGGCGGGCTCGACTTTCCCGGCGACGAGGAACCGCGCATCTGGGACTTCTGGTATTTCTCCTTCGTGATCGGCGCGACCTTCCAGACCTCGGATGTCGGCGTGAAGACGACGGATTATCGCGTGGTGGTGCTCTTCCACTCGATCGCGTCCTTCGTCTTCAACACGGTACTGCTGGCCCTCGCCGTCAATATCGGCGCGAGCTTCGCGCAGTAG
- a CDS encoding MgtC/SapB family protein, translating into MTSVDFIDAFIRLGLASLCGMLIGINRDVKAKTAGMRTLALVALGAGLVTMVAATHPEFSGHPDAESRVLQGVIQGVLAGIGFIGAGAILRHGRHDEVVHGVTTAATVWTAAALGIACGLARWPLVAVALFFVFLILIVAKPIERWILDWFGVEEKPKAPSPPPADAPPAESP; encoded by the coding sequence GTGACCTCAGTCGATTTCATCGACGCCTTCATCCGTCTCGGGCTCGCCAGCCTGTGCGGCATGCTCATCGGCATCAACCGCGATGTGAAGGCGAAGACGGCCGGCATGCGAACGCTGGCGCTCGTCGCGCTCGGCGCCGGGCTGGTCACCATGGTGGCGGCGACGCATCCCGAATTCAGCGGTCATCCCGATGCCGAGAGCCGCGTGCTTCAGGGGGTCATCCAGGGCGTGCTGGCGGGGATCGGCTTCATCGGTGCCGGCGCCATCCTGAGGCACGGGCGCCACGACGAGGTCGTGCATGGCGTCACCACGGCCGCGACGGTGTGGACGGCCGCCGCGCTCGGCATCGCCTGCGGGCTCGCGCGCTGGCCGCTTGTCGCGGTGGCGCTGTTCTTCGTCTTCCTGATCCTCATCGTCGCCAAGCCGATCGAGCGCTGGATCCTCGACTGGTTCGGCGTCGAGGAAAAGCCGAAGGCGCCTTCTCCGCCGCCGGCAGATGCGCCGCCGGCGGAGAGCCCCTGA
- a CDS encoding hydroxyacid dehydrogenase has product MSPPVILVDPLPRTLDLIMEPDVRARLERLGRVVVSEDKPMDDATIDALLPETALIFGQTAMPAERIARAAKLKAIINVETNFLPNVDYEACQTRGIPVITPGSAFAPPVAEAALGLALDLARGITAADRAMRAGTEEYGLAGNRDTFRFAGAPVGLIGFGDLGRNLRDLIRPFRNPVAVYDPWLPGEIIERADCRPASLEDVLSTSKVIFVFASVTSENQHFIGAREFAMMQKDTAFLLMSRAAVVDFPAMLDAVRSGHIRAATDVFPEEPVAPDDPVRKVEGLILSAHRTGGTVDALYAIGRMAVADAELIMRGLPPQLCRRADPAVASRLRSKPVSVT; this is encoded by the coding sequence ATGAGTCCCCCCGTCATCCTGGTCGATCCGCTGCCGCGGACCCTCGATCTCATCATGGAACCGGATGTGCGGGCGCGGCTGGAACGGCTCGGGCGCGTCGTCGTCTCCGAGGACAAGCCGATGGACGATGCGACCATCGATGCGCTGCTGCCGGAGACGGCGCTGATCTTCGGCCAGACGGCGATGCCCGCGGAGCGCATCGCCCGCGCGGCGAAGCTGAAGGCGATCATCAATGTCGAGACCAATTTCTTGCCGAATGTCGATTACGAGGCCTGCCAGACGCGCGGGATTCCCGTGATCACGCCTGGCTCGGCCTTCGCCCCGCCGGTGGCCGAAGCGGCGCTCGGACTGGCGCTCGACCTCGCCCGCGGCATCACGGCGGCAGACCGGGCTATGCGCGCGGGGACCGAGGAATACGGCCTCGCCGGCAATCGCGACACGTTCCGCTTCGCCGGCGCGCCGGTCGGGCTGATCGGCTTCGGCGATCTCGGCCGCAATCTCCGCGACCTGATCCGTCCGTTCCGCAATCCCGTCGCGGTCTATGATCCCTGGCTGCCCGGCGAGATCATCGAGCGGGCCGACTGCCGTCCCGCTTCGCTGGAGGATGTGCTGTCGACGTCGAAGGTGATCTTCGTCTTCGCCAGCGTCACCAGCGAGAACCAGCATTTCATCGGCGCGCGCGAGTTCGCGATGATGCAGAAGGATACGGCCTTTCTCCTGATGAGCCGCGCCGCGGTCGTCGATTTTCCCGCGATGCTCGACGCCGTCCGCTCCGGTCATATCCGCGCCGCGACCGACGTTTTCCCGGAGGAGCCGGTGGCGCCGGACGATCCGGTGCGCAAGGTGGAGGGCCTCATTCTCTCGGCCCACCGCACCGGCGGAACGGTGGACGCGCTCTATGCCATCGGGCGCATGGCCGTCGCCGATGCCGAGCTCATCATGCGCGGCCTGCCGCCCCAGCTCTGCCGCCGCGCCGATCCGGCCGTGGCGAGCCGCCTCCGCTCCAAACCCGTCAGCGTCACGTGA
- the ppk2 gene encoding polyphosphate kinase 2 — protein MSDKERRTSKQDAGTAATDGGAEALSRKDYEHRLEKLQGELVAMQEWLKRSGAKVCVIFEGRDAAGKGGVIKAITERVSPRVFRVIALPPPTEREKSQMFVQRYLPHLPAAGEMVIFDRSWYNRAGVERVMGFCTEDECERFLSSVAGVEKAMVESGIILVKYWLEVDQDEQTRRIRSRIDDPRKIWKLSPMDLLSYSRWYDYSRARDAMFMASDSEWAPWYVADSHSKRRVRIDIITHLLSLIPYEPLPHHKIKLPKRQKPGDYVEIEYARHRVPQVA, from the coding sequence ATGAGCGACAAAGAACGTCGGACCAGCAAGCAGGATGCCGGCACTGCCGCCACCGATGGCGGCGCCGAGGCCCTTTCCCGGAAGGACTACGAGCACCGGCTGGAGAAGCTGCAGGGCGAACTGGTCGCCATGCAGGAATGGCTGAAGCGATCGGGCGCCAAGGTCTGCGTCATCTTCGAGGGGCGCGATGCCGCCGGAAAGGGTGGCGTCATCAAGGCGATCACCGAGCGGGTCAGCCCGCGCGTCTTTCGCGTCATCGCGCTGCCGCCGCCGACGGAGCGCGAGAAGTCGCAGATGTTCGTGCAGCGCTATCTTCCGCACCTGCCGGCGGCGGGCGAAATGGTGATCTTCGATCGCAGCTGGTACAACCGCGCCGGCGTCGAGCGCGTCATGGGATTCTGCACCGAGGACGAGTGCGAGCGCTTCCTCTCCAGTGTCGCCGGCGTCGAGAAGGCGATGGTCGAGTCCGGGATCATCCTCGTCAAATACTGGCTGGAGGTCGACCAGGACGAGCAGACGCGCCGCATCCGCTCGCGCATCGACGATCCGCGCAAGATCTGGAAGCTCTCGCCGATGGACCTTCTCTCCTACAGCCGCTGGTACGACTACTCCCGCGCGCGGGACGCCATGTTTATGGCCAGCGACAGCGAATGGGCCCCCTGGTATGTGGCGGACTCCCATTCCAAGCGTCGCGTCCGCATCGACATCATCACCCATCTCCTGTCGCTGATCCCCTACGAGCCGCTGCCGCACCATAAGATCAAGCTGCCGAAGCGGCAAAAGCCGGGCGACTATGTCGAGATCGAGTATGCGCGGCACCGCGTGCCGCAGGTCGCCTGA
- a CDS encoding histidine kinase has product MAMLAKELEKAEASAKAREESQHKLQDFTEDFLRHTVTESEIAMVRRVVATAVSEGKLEALVYSFPSSLCSDGGRAINNAEPDWPETLQGKAREFYDRYEKFGRPQGYHLKAMVINFPGGIPGDIGLFLNWAPPVK; this is encoded by the coding sequence ATGGCCATGCTGGCCAAGGAACTCGAGAAGGCCGAGGCCAGCGCCAAGGCCAGGGAGGAATCGCAGCACAAGCTGCAGGACTTCACCGAGGATTTCCTGCGCCACACCGTGACGGAGTCCGAGATCGCCATGGTGCGGCGGGTGGTCGCCACGGCGGTGTCGGAGGGCAAGCTGGAGGCGCTCGTCTACAGCTTTCCCTCGAGCCTATGCTCCGATGGCGGGCGCGCGATCAACAATGCGGAGCCGGACTGGCCGGAGACGCTGCAGGGCAAGGCCCGCGAGTTCTATGATCGCTACGAGAAGTTCGGCCGGCCGCAGGGCTATCACCTGAAGGCGATGGTGATCAATTTCCCTGGCGGAATTCCCGGCGACATCGGCTTGTTCCTGAACTGGGCGCCGCCGGTCAAATGA